A single genomic interval of bacterium harbors:
- a CDS encoding DNA double-strand break repair nuclease NurA, which produces MIDRIKIALQLSDQMPTLHKKKAESLQRLLVSWASFCSDLKFQSELAGKQFLCALPLRYPEVGFATIYQKAAFDEPYEILGVDGSQIYPDRHWGFDCFLINVGALFVSYGVHASSAQFFNEPTVFKTSILQDENIAKAVDCLRHEYEFLKALELFQSFKSSENGCILFDGSLLFWHLQPYKNLKERFLKRYFELLLQLYHQQFLHAFYISAPQSKDLISIMRSYGQTNNQAVDYEDLVDADFLGEWLPVGARTVVFQVPINGTQDYPSVLVPCFFYLNSGHEVVRVEIPFWIASDQSLVSKVVSIIWDQVEKGRGYPLVLAEAHEQAVVKTEDRAYFYAAINQYSKDAHSGTSQKQRHKQQMFY; this is translated from the coding sequence ATGATAGATCGCATTAAAATAGCTTTGCAATTATCCGATCAGATGCCAACTTTGCACAAAAAAAAGGCTGAATCGTTGCAAAGACTGCTTGTCAGCTGGGCATCTTTTTGCTCAGATTTAAAATTTCAATCTGAATTAGCAGGGAAACAATTTTTGTGTGCGCTTCCATTGCGTTATCCTGAAGTTGGCTTTGCAACGATATATCAAAAAGCTGCTTTTGATGAGCCGTACGAAATTTTGGGCGTTGACGGATCGCAGATCTATCCTGATCGGCACTGGGGCTTTGACTGCTTTTTGATTAACGTTGGCGCTCTTTTTGTTTCGTATGGGGTTCATGCATCTTCGGCGCAGTTTTTTAATGAGCCTACGGTTTTTAAAACTTCGATTTTGCAAGATGAAAATATTGCCAAGGCGGTTGACTGTTTGCGACATGAATATGAGTTTTTGAAGGCGCTTGAGCTTTTTCAGAGCTTTAAAAGCTCAGAAAACGGTTGTATTCTTTTTGATGGATCATTGCTGTTTTGGCATCTGCAGCCATATAAAAACTTGAAAGAGCGTTTTTTAAAACGGTACTTCGAGCTATTGTTGCAGCTGTATCACCAGCAGTTTTTGCATGCTTTTTATATTAGTGCTCCGCAAAGCAAAGATCTTATTAGTATCATGCGTTCGTATGGCCAAACTAATAACCAGGCTGTCGATTATGAAGACCTGGTTGATGCTGATTTTCTTGGTGAATGGTTGCCTGTTGGCGCACGAACTGTTGTTTTTCAAGTGCCAATAAACGGTACGCAAGATTATCCATCTGTACTTGTCCCCTGTTTTTTCTATCTTAACAGTGGACATGAGGTTGTGCGTGTAGAGATCCCTTTTTGGATCGCATCAGATCAAAGTTTGGTGTCAAAAGTTGTCAGTATAATCTGGGATCAGGTTGAAAAAGGCCGCGGGTATCCACTTGTGTTGGCCGAAGCTCATGAACAGGCGGTCGTCAAAACTGAAGACCGCGCCTATTTTTATGCAGCAATAAACCAGTATTCAAAAGATGCTCATTCCGGTACCAGTCAAAAACAGAGGCATAAACAGCAGATGTTTTATTGA
- a CDS encoding MerR family transcriptional regulator has translation MKMQKRTFRIGELAKHLSLERFVIRFWEKEFSLKTYRSHGGQRFYTEDDVQTFSLIKDLLYQKGFTIVGAKQELKQQKNRKSETKSLKKTGDNGNNMSHEIELLKKEKASLEQRVFHLQQQLIKLRELL, from the coding sequence ATGAAGATGCAAAAACGTACATTTAGAATCGGAGAATTAGCTAAACATCTTTCGCTAGAAAGATTTGTCATACGATTTTGGGAAAAGGAATTTTCTCTCAAAACGTATAGATCACATGGTGGGCAAAGATTTTATACCGAAGATGATGTGCAAACATTTTCATTAATCAAGGATCTTCTTTATCAAAAGGGGTTCACAATCGTCGGGGCTAAACAGGAACTTAAACAACAAAAAAATCGAAAAAGTGAGACAAAATCATTAAAAAAAACAGGCGACAACGGCAACAATATGTCGCATGAGATTGAGCTTTTAAAAAAAGAAAAAGCATCACTTGAGCAGCGGGTTTTTCATTTACAACAACAGCTTATTAAACTGCGAGAACTTTTATAA
- a CDS encoding ATP-grasp domain-containing protein: MNYSRQAKICTKQNLFQNFSSKISVGVFMGGLSPENEVSFNSGRTICDHLDIHRYSIIPIYQTKQGELYILPLKFLHRGKTTDFEHRLSYEAQQILWDDLKECIDFMYIATHGNYAEDGILQGVLEVLNIPYLGAGVFASALRMDKITHKLFLKAQGIQVPDFTIVPEEVLESEDSLKEYINNALQNLTIRLPSIVKPHNQGSSVGVQFVDNQTDLLNAIQNAWHTDVHAKVIIEEYVEGMEFSCITLVDHVNQTYLPLPPTEIVKEAGTHIYDYTQKYMPGRATKYTPARCSEADIIHIQNTCIRVMELLEFPTISRIDGFLKKDGTVVIFDPNSLSGMGPASFLFLQAAEAGMNHTQLINHLIETELSNYGITTRSETQGVTMDNATGLIDPKKRIAVLMGGASAERETSLETGRNVVYKLSPEKYIPVPLFVSQDLKLYHLDTSLLVRNSTKEIATLIAEQSSVKWSELPQIADFVFIGLHGGVGENGSVQGMLEMLHMPYNGSGVFASSLCMNKYKTNECLAQQNIAIPTHLLIEKQEWTLNPEYAIEKIVHSFSFPLIVKPSDDGCSVMVAKVHNESELKTAITTLFDNGKTDALIEEYIEGTELTVGVLGNTYHIQVLPPTECVRTSSILTMEEKFLPGAGENQTPALLEADAIACAQATVKKGFFAAQCTGYARVDCFYQNAQQSPTGIARTVIIEINTLPALTPATCLFAQAAEIGINPMNFIDKIVELGFEKHKKVALHNSQPEVKSVPIFNQSYSEN; encoded by the coding sequence ATGAATTACTCAAGACAAGCAAAAATCTGTACAAAACAAAATCTATTTCAAAATTTTTCCTCAAAAATCAGCGTTGGTGTATTCATGGGTGGGCTTTCACCTGAAAACGAGGTCTCCTTCAATTCTGGAAGAACGATATGTGACCATCTTGATATCCATCGTTATAGCATCATACCGATCTATCAAACAAAACAAGGCGAACTTTATATTCTGCCACTCAAGTTTTTACACCGCGGGAAAACGACCGATTTTGAACACAGATTATCATATGAAGCCCAACAGATTCTCTGGGATGATTTAAAAGAATGTATTGATTTTATGTACATTGCAACTCATGGCAACTATGCAGAAGACGGCATCTTGCAAGGAGTCTTAGAAGTCCTTAATATTCCGTACCTGGGTGCTGGTGTATTTGCAAGCGCACTGCGTATGGACAAGATTACTCATAAACTATTTTTAAAAGCACAGGGGATTCAGGTCCCAGATTTTACCATTGTCCCAGAAGAAGTATTGGAATCAGAAGATAGTTTAAAAGAATACATTAATAACGCTTTACAAAATCTAACAATCAGACTGCCATCAATCGTCAAACCTCACAATCAAGGTTCAAGTGTCGGTGTACAGTTTGTGGACAATCAGACAGATTTATTGAACGCAATACAAAATGCATGGCACACAGATGTTCATGCAAAAGTAATTATTGAGGAATACGTTGAAGGGATGGAATTTTCATGCATTACACTCGTTGATCATGTTAATCAAACCTATCTGCCATTACCACCAACAGAGATCGTTAAAGAAGCTGGAACGCATATCTATGATTATACCCAAAAATACATGCCCGGACGTGCCACAAAGTACACGCCAGCTCGCTGTTCTGAAGCTGATATTATTCATATTCAAAACACCTGTATTCGCGTGATGGAACTTTTGGAGTTTCCAACGATCTCACGAATCGATGGCTTTTTGAAAAAAGATGGCACGGTGGTTATTTTCGATCCAAACTCACTTTCGGGCATGGGACCGGCAAGCTTTCTCTTTTTGCAAGCAGCAGAAGCAGGCATGAACCACACCCAACTTATCAACCATTTAATTGAAACAGAGCTTTCAAACTATGGCATTACCACCAGATCTGAAACACAAGGAGTCACAATGGACAATGCAACAGGATTGATAGACCCAAAAAAGCGAATTGCTGTTTTAATGGGCGGAGCTTCTGCAGAAAGAGAAACTTCGCTTGAAACAGGACGGAATGTCGTTTATAAACTTTCACCAGAAAAATATATTCCCGTTCCCCTTTTTGTTTCACAGGACCTGAAACTGTATCACCTTGATACCTCGCTGTTGGTTCGTAATTCAACCAAAGAGATTGCAACTCTTATTGCAGAGCAATCGTCGGTAAAATGGTCAGAACTTCCACAGATTGCCGACTTTGTATTTATTGGCCTTCATGGAGGCGTTGGTGAAAACGGCTCAGTACAGGGCATGCTTGAGATGTTGCATATGCCATATAATGGCTCTGGTGTTTTTGCAAGCAGTTTATGCATGAACAAGTACAAAACAAACGAATGTTTAGCGCAACAGAACATCGCAATACCTACCCACCTTTTGATTGAAAAACAGGAATGGACACTGAATCCTGAATATGCCATTGAAAAAATCGTACATTCATTCTCATTTCCATTAATCGTCAAACCAAGTGACGACGGATGCAGCGTGATGGTTGCAAAAGTTCATAACGAATCAGAGCTGAAAACGGCAATAACTACACTGTTTGATAACGGCAAAACTGATGCGTTAATCGAAGAATATATCGAAGGCACAGAATTAACTGTTGGAGTCCTTGGCAATACCTATCATATTCAGGTATTGCCGCCCACAGAGTGCGTCAGAACAAGTTCAATTTTGACCATGGAAGAGAAATTTCTCCCCGGCGCAGGGGAAAATCAGACCCCCGCGTTACTTGAAGCTGATGCGATTGCGTGCGCGCAAGCAACGGTCAAAAAAGGATTTTTTGCTGCCCAGTGCACCGGATATGCACGTGTTGACTGTTTTTACCAGAATGCCCAGCAAAGTCCAACCGGAATAGCACGCACGGTCATTATTGAGATCAATACACTGCCCGCACTTACGCCGGCAACCTGCCTTTTTGCACAAGCGGCAGAAATTGGTATAAATCCAATGAACTTCATTGACAAAATAGTAGAACTTGGGTTTGAAAAACACAAAAAGGTAGCTTTGCATAATTCACAACCAGAAGTCAAAAGCGTACCTATTTTCAATCAAAGCTACAGCGAAAACTAA
- the recR gene encoding recombination protein RecR gives MIDQLPTFNQLLKTLQQVPYLSSKNLYKVADFFLRADAKKIEQFCAVLLMTQERVKPCPVCFCWYEVHAQCHLCADQKRDQKTVCVVETWQEMLVIEKTKGFTGVYHVLGGVISPIDGVGPDDLSIDALVARVKEKGITELILATNQTPEGEATAAYIAKLVQETGVKVSCLARGLPVGSSIEIMDRLTVFKALAERRPF, from the coding sequence GTGATTGACCAGTTGCCCACTTTTAATCAACTATTAAAAACATTGCAGCAGGTGCCATATCTTTCGTCAAAAAATCTTTATAAAGTAGCTGATTTCTTTTTGCGTGCGGACGCGAAAAAAATTGAACAGTTTTGTGCGGTTTTGTTGATGACGCAGGAGCGTGTCAAACCATGTCCGGTCTGTTTTTGTTGGTATGAAGTGCATGCGCAATGTCATCTGTGTGCTGATCAAAAGCGTGATCAAAAAACGGTTTGCGTTGTTGAAACGTGGCAAGAGATGCTTGTGATTGAAAAAACAAAAGGATTTACCGGGGTGTATCATGTGCTTGGTGGAGTTATCTCGCCGATTGATGGTGTTGGTCCTGATGACCTTTCCATTGATGCACTGGTTGCTCGAGTTAAAGAAAAAGGCATAACTGAACTTATTTTGGCAACTAATCAGACGCCTGAAGGTGAAGCGACTGCGGCGTATATTGCCAAACTAGTTCAAGAAACAGGAGTGAAGGTTTCATGCCTTGCGCGGGGCCTGCCTGTTGGATCGTCGATTGAGATTATGGATAGATTAACCGTGTTTAAAGCATTGGCAGAACGAAGGCCTTTTTAA
- the dnaJ gene encoding molecular chaperone DnaJ → MQKKDFYTILGVERSATVDQIKAAYRKLAMKYHPDRNPGNKEAEEKFKEAAEAYEVLSDKEKRARYDQFGHADFGQQGGAHGHGMNMDDIFENFGDIFGSMFGHGTQKRRGKVEPEPLRGHDLHKEIEISMLDAFKGCKQELGYYHFMSCSGCNGKGVQPGTSVQNCGQCQGSGKIQFQQGFFMYSQACNACSGQGFTIPSPCTQCNGQCRLQQYDKFSVTIPEGIFNGAELRIVQKGDAGAFGGKSGDLFVKVHIKEEQGFAREGDDLVCKVTLTYPQLVFGCQIEIESIDKTHHPLKVPKGCQIGERILIVGKGFKKLKGNGYGNLVIVTQCHIPHKLAAEEKKALEAYSDLIGTNIDSKSDGIGWFFKKFLG, encoded by the coding sequence ATGCAAAAAAAAGATTTCTATACCATTTTGGGCGTGGAACGTTCGGCCACCGTCGATCAGATCAAAGCAGCTTATCGAAAACTTGCAATGAAATATCACCCAGACAGAAATCCTGGCAATAAAGAAGCTGAAGAAAAATTCAAAGAAGCAGCAGAGGCTTACGAAGTCTTGTCTGATAAAGAAAAACGGGCACGATACGATCAGTTTGGACACGCAGACTTTGGTCAACAGGGTGGAGCGCATGGTCACGGAATGAATATGGATGATATCTTTGAGAATTTTGGTGATATCTTTGGATCAATGTTTGGACACGGCACACAAAAACGTCGAGGAAAAGTTGAACCAGAACCACTGCGCGGCCATGACCTGCACAAAGAGATTGAGATCTCAATGCTTGATGCATTCAAAGGCTGCAAGCAGGAACTCGGTTACTATCATTTTATGTCGTGCAGCGGATGCAATGGCAAAGGGGTACAGCCGGGAACATCGGTGCAAAACTGTGGGCAATGTCAAGGCAGCGGTAAAATTCAGTTTCAACAGGGCTTTTTCATGTACTCACAAGCATGCAATGCCTGCTCTGGTCAAGGATTTACTATTCCATCTCCCTGTACGCAATGTAACGGTCAATGTAGACTACAGCAGTACGACAAATTTTCAGTCACCATTCCAGAAGGAATTTTTAATGGGGCAGAACTACGTATTGTTCAAAAAGGTGACGCGGGTGCATTCGGTGGCAAGTCTGGCGATCTATTTGTAAAAGTGCATATCAAAGAAGAACAGGGCTTTGCACGCGAGGGCGACGACCTTGTATGCAAAGTAACACTGACCTATCCGCAACTTGTGTTCGGTTGTCAGATTGAGATTGAAAGTATAGATAAAACCCATCATCCATTAAAAGTTCCCAAAGGCTGTCAAATCGGCGAACGAATTCTGATCGTAGGAAAAGGGTTTAAAAAACTGAAAGGCAACGGCTATGGAAATCTGGTCATTGTCACACAATGTCATATTCCCCACAAGCTGGCTGCCGAGGAAAAAAAAGCATTGGAAGCATATTCCGATCTGATTGGCACCAATATAGATAGCAAAAGTGATGGCATTGGTTGGTTTTTCAAAAAGTTTTTAGGGTAG
- a CDS encoding YidC/Oxa1 family insertase periplasmic-domain containing protein gives MFESLEFLVDIAVKFTILFVVFNSIVQLILGIQRGSIRKNNLIQELQTILVSSIGGGLLVLLMQFVLGYMAPQLFVNKQPDVQEVYARPLVREISFIQEKQTVAAQTKEIQTAWGILLFSSHGGSLDRLDIQKTNEKNTVFIRTVAPIEEYPFDSKTFLIACDGQTPFEFELKEYAVQQDGHKLVYQAHTKDYIISKTFLINQEKPFIDCTMFVNIVRESDEEVVRFFIRAPSIASESRQEFGSSVIIDASQAFVKKSLEKIDLDESWTQPGLIGADNKYFVHACIAENKLLHRAYFVPFGKYQRSMILESKPFKKAIEWNMRFFMGSKNLEVVRSVDARLEKTVDYAGWFERISKALLWGLKYIYNYCHSYGIAIIILTLLLKLLLLPFSLRSESSMRKHKEFEKQMKYIDQRYKNDPAMLDQERAALVKKYGLPGLGSCLPLLIQIPFFPAFSKLLSSSIELYHESFLWLPDLSARDPWYILPLIITFCMVSMGLNADEKQRFMLIAVGLIMGAFMANVASGLALFIAVNLVIGIVQTKVTDFFKRSV, from the coding sequence TTGTTTGAAAGTTTGGAGTTCTTGGTGGATATTGCAGTAAAATTTACTATTCTTTTCGTGGTTTTTAACAGTATTGTACAGCTCATTTTAGGAATTCAAAGAGGGTCTATAAGAAAAAATAATCTTATTCAAGAGTTGCAGACTATCCTCGTTTCATCGATTGGGGGCGGCTTGCTGGTACTTTTGATGCAATTTGTGCTTGGGTATATGGCACCGCAGTTGTTCGTTAACAAACAACCTGACGTTCAAGAAGTCTATGCGCGACCGCTTGTCAGGGAGATATCATTTATTCAGGAAAAGCAAACGGTAGCTGCACAAACCAAAGAAATTCAGACTGCGTGGGGTATCCTATTGTTTTCTTCTCATGGTGGTTCATTAGATCGCTTAGATATACAAAAAACGAATGAAAAAAATACAGTTTTTATAAGAACGGTTGCACCAATTGAAGAATATCCATTTGATTCGAAAACCTTTTTGATTGCATGTGATGGCCAAACACCTTTCGAGTTTGAACTTAAAGAGTATGCTGTACAGCAGGATGGGCATAAGCTTGTATACCAGGCTCATACAAAAGATTATATCATTAGCAAAACCTTTTTAATTAATCAGGAAAAACCGTTTATTGATTGTACAATGTTTGTCAACATAGTGCGTGAATCAGACGAAGAGGTTGTCCGATTTTTTATACGTGCTCCATCGATTGCATCAGAATCACGCCAAGAGTTTGGCTCATCTGTGATTATTGACGCGTCGCAAGCCTTTGTAAAAAAATCTTTAGAAAAGATTGATCTTGATGAGAGCTGGACACAACCAGGACTTATTGGGGCAGACAATAAATATTTTGTTCATGCATGCATTGCAGAAAACAAACTGTTGCATAGGGCCTATTTTGTGCCCTTTGGTAAATACCAGAGAAGCATGATTTTAGAGTCAAAGCCATTTAAAAAAGCTATCGAATGGAATATGAGATTTTTTATGGGTTCAAAAAATCTTGAGGTAGTTCGTTCAGTTGATGCTCGTTTGGAAAAAACGGTTGATTATGCAGGTTGGTTCGAGCGGATCTCAAAAGCACTTTTGTGGGGGCTAAAATACATTTACAACTATTGCCATAGCTATGGCATTGCGATTATCATTTTGACGTTGCTTTTAAAATTGTTGTTACTTCCATTTTCCTTGCGTAGCGAATCGAGTATGCGCAAACATAAAGAGTTTGAAAAACAGATGAAATATATTGATCAAAGATACAAAAATGATCCGGCAATGTTAGATCAGGAGCGTGCAGCCCTAGTAAAAAAATATGGACTGCCTGGATTGGGTAGCTGTTTGCCGTTGCTTATACAGATTCCGTTTTTCCCTGCATTTAGCAAGCTGCTTTCAAGTTCTATTGAGCTGTATCATGAATCGTTTTTATGGCTACCAGATCTTTCTGCTCGTGATCCTTGGTATATTTTACCACTGATTATTACGTTTTGTATGGTTTCGATGGGTTTAAACGCTGATGAGAAGCAGAGATTTATGTTAATTGCAGTTGGGTTAATCATGGGTGCCTTCATGGCAAATGTTGCATCTGGTCTTGCTTTGTTTATCGCTGTTAATCTTGTGATTGGTATTGTACAGACAAAAGTTACCGATTTTTTTAAACGTTCTGTGTAA
- the dprA gene encoding DNA-protecting protein DprA: protein MHKRVILQLSLVEGVGSKKIQMIQSYLERNDLCWTDIAKFDVATFEHQIGFSSTDALNLRTVLSNEYEVEKEITEAGKNNIHWTTFLDSDYPDQLKHSHNPPAVLYWQGNQDLKVPFESLAVVGSRAMDGYGKQVLESLLPECVVAGIPIISGGALGIDAAAHQISLEYGGKTVVVLGSGLLKPYPEKNRALFEQVADSGGFVISGFPLHIPPVAQNFPIRNRVIAGLSHTCLVVQAAEKSGALITAECALQEGRNVAAVPGDVFDPLSAGCNNLIKNGAYVVQNSCDILELFNIKTVARPQLEITTSSHQKNSKKLELVLQLTVAERMVFQSLKKGDNYTFEELLSMTQLSLSDLNAILIELEMKGLIETTLFGYRLV from the coding sequence ATGCATAAAAGAGTTATTTTACAGCTTTCGCTTGTTGAGGGAGTTGGCAGTAAAAAAATACAAATGATTCAGTCGTATCTGGAAAGAAATGACCTTTGTTGGACAGATATAGCTAAGTTTGATGTAGCTACCTTCGAACATCAGATTGGGTTTTCATCTACAGATGCTTTGAATCTCCGGACGGTACTTTCAAATGAGTATGAAGTTGAAAAAGAGATCACCGAAGCCGGGAAAAATAACATCCATTGGACCACCTTTTTAGATTCAGACTATCCTGATCAGTTAAAACATTCGCATAATCCACCAGCCGTTTTGTATTGGCAGGGTAATCAAGATTTGAAAGTCCCGTTTGAAAGCCTTGCAGTCGTTGGATCGCGTGCAATGGATGGCTATGGAAAACAGGTTTTAGAAAGTCTTTTGCCTGAATGTGTGGTTGCAGGTATTCCGATCATAAGTGGTGGGGCTTTGGGCATTGATGCAGCGGCACATCAGATAAGTTTGGAGTATGGTGGAAAAACGGTGGTTGTGCTTGGATCAGGACTTTTAAAACCGTACCCTGAAAAAAATAGAGCTTTATTTGAGCAGGTCGCAGATAGCGGTGGTTTTGTAATAAGTGGGTTTCCATTGCACATACCACCAGTGGCACAGAATTTCCCAATACGAAATCGGGTAATCGCAGGATTGTCACATACGTGTCTGGTTGTTCAGGCGGCTGAAAAAAGTGGGGCGTTAATTACAGCTGAATGTGCATTGCAGGAGGGTAGAAATGTAGCCGCAGTGCCAGGAGATGTTTTTGATCCATTGAGTGCAGGTTGTAACAATTTGATCAAAAATGGTGCGTACGTAGTACAAAATAGCTGTGATATTTTGGAGCTTTTTAATATAAAAACAGTAGCAAGACCACAACTTGAGATCACCACATCTTCTCATCAAAAAAATTCAAAAAAACTAGAGCTGGTGCTACAGCTCACGGTAGCTGAACGGATGGTTTTTCAGTCGTTGAAAAAAGGTGATAATTATACTTTTGAAGAACTTTTATCCATGACACAGTTATCATTATCAGATCTAAATGCAATTTTAATTGAGCTTGAAATGAAAGGCCTGATAGAGACAACCTTATTTGGATACAGGCTCGTTTGA
- a CDS encoding aminopeptidase P N-terminal domain-containing protein codes for MQDFSLYSERRTELCQEIRKKYKKDNGIILLCANVESDRIPFRQDSSFYYLTGLTEPGLFLTIDLESQKTRLFIPKYTIDRKQWMATGIFDFVCDEPSVAEIDELVELGDPIAGYTLHLYENMNHFAHLTAFLKTTVLQNKPVFTLLSEAAQQYVQQRTYITRFAAVVPSLAQSLVDISGIVAQMRRLKHMKEIESLFAAVEITAMAHEAAAAVIKPGIGEAEVHGNIAYVMYGSNATEAFASIVGSGFNSTVLHYHKNNDQLKTGELVVVDIGAEKDMYCADLTRTYPVSGRFSARQKVVYELVLETQEYIASIAKPGMYLKNNSHHDQSLHHLAKAFLAKAGYEQYFPHGIGHYLGLDVHDVGSYQEPLQEGDVFTIEPGIYIPEEALGVRIEDDYWLTPKGAVCLSEGLPKTVAEVQQAMADKSE; via the coding sequence ATGCAAGATTTTTCATTATATAGTGAACGTAGAACAGAACTGTGCCAAGAGATCAGAAAAAAATATAAAAAAGACAACGGTATTATTCTCTTGTGTGCCAATGTTGAGTCTGACCGAATCCCGTTTCGACAAGATAGCTCTTTTTATTATCTGACTGGACTGACTGAACCGGGGCTTTTCTTGACAATCGACTTGGAAAGCCAAAAAACGAGGCTTTTTATTCCAAAATATACTATTGATCGCAAACAGTGGATGGCCACAGGGATTTTCGATTTTGTATGTGATGAACCATCAGTTGCAGAAATTGATGAGTTGGTTGAGCTTGGTGACCCGATTGCCGGATATACGTTACATCTGTATGAAAATATGAACCATTTTGCACATCTGACAGCTTTTTTAAAAACGACTGTTTTACAAAATAAACCTGTATTTACACTTCTGTCGGAAGCAGCACAGCAGTATGTGCAACAGCGTACCTATATCACCCGTTTTGCAGCCGTTGTTCCGTCTCTTGCACAGTCGCTTGTTGATATAAGTGGTATTGTTGCTCAGATGCGTCGATTAAAGCATATGAAAGAGATCGAATCGTTGTTCGCGGCAGTTGAGATCACTGCAATGGCACATGAAGCTGCAGCAGCAGTTATCAAGCCAGGCATCGGTGAAGCGGAAGTTCACGGTAACATCGCCTATGTGATGTATGGATCAAATGCTACGGAAGCCTTTGCAAGCATTGTTGGCAGTGGGTTTAATAGCACCGTGTTGCATTATCATAAAAATAACGATCAGTTAAAAACGGGAGAGCTTGTGGTCGTTGATATCGGTGCAGAAAAAGATATGTACTGTGCAGATTTAACCAGAACATACCCTGTTTCAGGTCGATTTTCTGCACGACAAAAGGTGGTTTATGAGCTGGTCCTGGAAACGCAAGAATATATTGCCTCGATTGCAAAGCCGGGCATGTATCTGAAAAATAACAGCCACCACGATCAATCATTACATCATCTGGCAAAAGCGTTTTTGGCCAAAGCGGGATACGAGCAGTACTTTCCACACGGCATTGGTCATTACCTGGGCCTTGATGTGCATGATGTTGGAAGTTATCAAGAGCCTTTACAAGAGGGCGATGTGTTTACCATTGAACCGGGTATTTACATTCCTGAAGAAGCACTGGGTGTTCGCATTGAAGATGACTACTGGCTGACCCCAAAAGGTGCGGTCTGTTTGAGCGAAGGGTTGCCAAAAACGGTTGCTGAGGTCCAGCAGGCCATGGCTGACAAATCTGAATAA
- a CDS encoding IS5 family transposase (programmed frameshift) gives MVRRVITDSIWSQLEEILCKHGCHLWGNERNIMEAILWKLRTGGPWRDIPSEFCPWQTAFNRFNRWSKKGLWEGFFFMLRKEVDKEWVFADGSYVRAHQHATGAQRGQERAIGRSAGGLTTKIHMCTDAHGNPLNFKITGGQVHDSKVANELIDLAEGAEYFIADKGYDADSIRIYGRTKGMQVIIPKRKNSTRPDPEFDAHLYKNRHLVENLFARLKHFRGIAMRFEKLARNFQSMLYIASMHIWLKLLCPTN, from the exons ATGGTACGTCGAGTTATTACAGACAGTATTTGGTCACAACTAGAAGAGATACTATGTAAACATGGATGCCACCTGTGGGGCAATGAGCGGAATATAATGGAAGCAATCCTTTGGAAATTGCGGACTGGAGGACCATGGAGGGATATTCCATCCGAATTTTGTCCGTGGCAAACAGCATTTAATCGATTTAATCGTTGGTCAAAAAAAGGGCTATGGGAAGGTTTTTTTTTTATGCTACGAAAAGAAGTTGATAAAGAATGGGTATTCGCCGACGGAAGTTATGTTAGAGCTCACCAACATGCGACTGGAGCTCAGCGTGGTCAAGAGCGAGCAATTGGAAGATCCGCTGGTGGACTTACTACAAAGATTCATATGTGCACCGATGCGCATGGAAATCCGCTCAATTTTAAAATCACTGGGGGTCAAGTGCACGATTCAAAGGTTGCAAACGAATTAATCGACCTGGCCGAAGGAGCGGAATATTTTATCGCTGACAAAGGCTATGATGCTGATAGTATTCGTATCTATGGACGGACAAAAGGAATGCAAGTAATTATACCAA AAAGAAAAAACAGCACTAGACCAGATCCAGAATTTGATGCTCATTTGTATAAAAATCGACACTTAGTTGAAAATCTTTTTGCACGACTCAAGCATTTTCGTGGCATTGCTATGCGTTTTGAAAAACTTGCTAGAAACTTCCAATCTATGCTCTACATCGCATCTATGCACATATGGTTGAAGCTTTTATGCCCTACTAATTAA